Proteins co-encoded in one Azospirillum humicireducens genomic window:
- a CDS encoding ribonuclease E/G codes for MSRLELLVDRDGPLTRAAVLADGRLTDLHIDHADRPSLLGAIILGRVERIATGLNGAFIELGGGLSGLLPAADVHRPVLDDDPSQSRSHPRPGSKPAAIGALLRAGQPVVVQVKADAAGTKGPSLTMDITLPGRFLVHAPLGRDIAVSKRLGSGPERAALARRIEGLVTGAGWIVRAGAAQVSDELLGAESEALHLQWRAIRDDARAGSAPRLLHSGPNAATRALIEQGASASDAIIVDDPVPAGGIAVGEGPLLSGLRNWCDRHAPDLLPRLTAHRAAQRLFDLRDLDSAIAELLDIRVPLPLGGSLVIERTEALTVVDVNAGERGNPVEVNLDAATEIARQLRLRNVGGIVVVDFVNMRGRGDAERVLAALSHAVESDPVQTQVYGMSKLGLVELTRARRGTPLAALLRS; via the coding sequence ATGAGCAGGCTTGAGCTGCTGGTCGACCGCGACGGTCCGCTGACGCGGGCGGCGGTGCTGGCAGACGGCCGCCTGACCGACCTGCACATCGACCATGCCGACCGTCCGTCGCTGCTGGGTGCCATCATTCTGGGCCGGGTGGAGCGGATCGCCACCGGTCTGAACGGCGCCTTCATCGAGTTGGGAGGCGGCCTGTCCGGCCTGCTGCCGGCGGCCGACGTGCACCGCCCCGTCCTCGACGACGACCCCTCCCAATCGCGCTCCCATCCCCGTCCGGGATCGAAACCCGCCGCCATCGGCGCGCTGCTGCGTGCCGGCCAGCCGGTGGTGGTGCAGGTGAAGGCCGACGCCGCGGGGACCAAGGGGCCGTCGCTGACGATGGACATCACCCTGCCCGGCCGTTTCCTGGTGCATGCGCCGCTCGGCCGCGACATCGCGGTGTCGAAGCGTCTGGGCAGCGGACCGGAGCGCGCGGCGCTCGCACGCCGGATCGAAGGGCTCGTCACCGGCGCCGGCTGGATCGTCCGCGCCGGGGCCGCCCAGGTGTCCGACGAGCTGCTGGGCGCCGAATCGGAGGCGCTGCACCTGCAATGGCGCGCCATCCGCGACGATGCCCGTGCCGGTTCTGCTCCCCGCCTGCTTCACTCCGGCCCCAACGCCGCCACCCGTGCCCTGATCGAGCAAGGTGCCTCAGCCTCCGACGCCATCATTGTCGACGATCCGGTCCCGGCCGGCGGAATCGCCGTCGGCGAGGGGCCGCTGCTGTCGGGCTTGCGCAATTGGTGCGACCGCCACGCCCCCGACCTGCTGCCCCGCCTGACGGCCCACAGAGCCGCACAGCGCCTGTTCGACCTGCGCGACCTCGACAGCGCGATCGCGGAACTGTTGGACATCCGGGTGCCGTTGCCACTCGGCGGTTCGCTGGTGATCGAGCGGACGGAGGCGCTGACTGTGGTTGACGTCAATGCCGGGGAGCGCGGCAACCCGGTGGAGGTCAACCTCGATGCCGCGACGGAGATCGCCCGCCAGCTCCGCCTGCGCAACGTCGGCGGCATCGTGGTGGTGGATTTCGTCAACATGCGCGGCCGCGGCGATGCCGAGCGTGTGCTGGCCGCCTTGTCGCATGCGGTGGAAAGCGACCCGGTGCAGACCCAAGTTTATGGCATGTCGAAGCTGGGCCTGGTCGAACTGACCCGCGCCCGCCGCGGCACGCCGCTGGCAGCCTTGCTGCGGTCCTAG
- a CDS encoding DNA gyrase inhibitor YacG translates to MSDPQSPGAGQRAHSHAQSHAGAKAGAGTQCPICGRPTEPATRPFCSKRCADIDLSRWLGEGYRIPGSEAPVPTRDSDPDDGL, encoded by the coding sequence TTGTCCGATCCCCAATCCCCTGGCGCCGGGCAGCGCGCCCATTCCCATGCGCAGTCCCACGCCGGCGCCAAGGCGGGAGCCGGCACCCAATGCCCGATCTGCGGCCGCCCGACCGAACCGGCCACCCGCCCCTTCTGTTCCAAGCGCTGTGCCGACATCGACCTGTCGCGCTGGCTGGGCGAGGGCTACCGGATTCCGGGCTCCGAAGCTCCGGTTCCGACCCGTGATTCCGACCCTGACGACGGGCTGTAA
- a CDS encoding tyrosine-type recombinase/integrase: MTESFQLFQRAGSSKWWVRFSIKGQGQIRKSLDTTDQNEAHQRARKAFYEASYRAENGLTATVVKFATVAEEFIAKIEREVKRGERNVAQGQKAPAIIRRYFVGYFGDRPVDGITDRDVSAYIEWRKDYWTTGPGKDIAFIPYMRAGRQIRRPVTKREVPSLSRQRNESVLLRQLLRFAAKQGYIKQAAMPEIEVTKAPDVPRPSFTANEFGKLTETSLARISETSNDRVRRDRAILHAYMMIAAFTGCRPTEMKGLNWGDVLGYRDGREKPFAERDIRVRVRGKGKFRTFIPLEAALPSFDLLWTFAKNALGREPIDSDPVFVTTQGKRLDSVKRSLSELLSACDLLTDHRGVRRTSYSFRHFYISQQLMAGVDIFILAQNTGTSSDMIHRFYADVKLELMKDHLRPEWQKLHATV; encoded by the coding sequence ATGACCGAGTCGTTCCAACTGTTCCAGCGTGCAGGCAGCAGCAAATGGTGGGTGCGTTTCAGCATCAAGGGCCAAGGGCAAATCCGAAAGTCCCTGGACACCACCGACCAGAACGAAGCGCACCAGCGGGCACGCAAGGCGTTTTACGAAGCCTCCTACCGGGCTGAGAACGGGCTGACAGCGACCGTCGTCAAGTTCGCCACGGTGGCGGAGGAGTTCATCGCCAAGATCGAACGTGAGGTGAAACGCGGCGAACGGAACGTGGCGCAAGGGCAGAAGGCTCCCGCCATCATCCGGCGCTACTTCGTGGGCTATTTCGGCGACCGCCCAGTGGACGGCATCACCGACCGAGACGTGAGCGCCTACATCGAGTGGCGCAAGGACTACTGGACGACGGGTCCGGGCAAGGACATCGCGTTCATCCCCTACATGCGGGCTGGCAGGCAAATCCGTCGCCCCGTCACCAAGCGCGAAGTCCCCAGCCTGTCCCGCCAGCGGAATGAAAGCGTCCTGCTGCGGCAGTTGCTGCGATTCGCTGCCAAGCAAGGCTACATCAAGCAAGCGGCAATGCCGGAGATCGAGGTGACGAAGGCGCCCGACGTGCCCCGCCCCAGCTTTACAGCTAATGAATTCGGCAAGCTGACGGAAACGTCCCTGGCGCGCATTTCCGAAACGTCCAACGACCGCGTCCGACGCGACCGTGCCATTCTGCACGCCTACATGATGATTGCAGCCTTCACAGGCTGCCGTCCGACGGAAATGAAGGGGCTGAATTGGGGCGACGTGTTGGGCTACCGTGACGGGCGTGAGAAGCCCTTTGCTGAACGCGACATCCGCGTCCGTGTGCGTGGCAAAGGCAAGTTTCGCACCTTCATTCCACTGGAGGCGGCGCTACCCTCCTTCGACCTGCTGTGGACGTTTGCTAAGAACGCCCTAGGGCGGGAGCCGATTGACAGTGACCCCGTCTTTGTAACCACGCAGGGGAAGCGGCTGGACAGCGTGAAAAGGAGCCTGAGCGAGCTACTGAGCGCATGCGACCTGCTGACCGATCATCGCGGTGTGCGTCGCACCTCCTACTCCTTCCGCCACTTCTACATCAGCCAGCAGTTGATGGCGGGAGTGGACATTTTCATCCTCGCGCAGAACACGGGCACGAGCAGCGACATGATCCACCGCTTCTATGCGGACGTGAAGCTGGAGTTGATGAAGGACCACCTGCGGCCGGAGTGGCAGAAGCTCCACGCCACAGTATGA